Proteins found in one Exiguobacterium sp. 9-2 genomic segment:
- a CDS encoding SLAP domain-containing protein has translation MHTSNEVFRPPLYFTEDMPIVKEDEYVFRHVVKQLPDLEANQMAIHLFQVLSHRPLHVIALFQNTLSRSFHLNDLVVLALSGDELVARKVLSIEEVPVILPMATLPLWLTFEEDECFVDLEQLTEPLQLVFSSETLTELFIEDDSTELEQRMIRQVAYSHPTPPADGWSLLPVSITRELDTVTAIILVRNASDQTLTLEALTLELMDDETPIADVTHPGLSLPAYSQQAIRLRFSCTAPHVDALGLRYLPPSS, from the coding sequence ATGCACACGTCGAATGAAGTGTTCCGTCCCCCGCTCTACTTCACGGAGGACATGCCGATCGTCAAGGAAGATGAATACGTCTTTCGTCACGTCGTGAAACAACTGCCTGATCTAGAAGCCAATCAGATGGCAATCCATCTGTTTCAAGTCTTATCACACCGTCCGCTTCATGTCATCGCCTTGTTCCAAAACACGTTGTCTCGGTCGTTCCACCTGAATGACCTCGTCGTCCTTGCTTTATCCGGTGATGAACTTGTTGCTCGTAAAGTTCTCAGTATCGAGGAGGTCCCGGTCATCCTTCCGATGGCGACGTTACCGCTCTGGTTGACGTTTGAAGAAGACGAATGTTTCGTCGACCTCGAACAGTTGACGGAGCCTCTACAACTCGTCTTCTCAAGCGAGACTCTGACGGAGCTCTTCATCGAAGACGACTCCACGGAACTCGAGCAACGGATGATCCGCCAAGTCGCTTATTCGCATCCGACACCACCCGCAGACGGTTGGTCCCTCTTACCAGTTTCAATCACGCGCGAGCTAGACACTGTGACAGCAATCATTCTCGTCCGTAATGCGAGCGATCAGACGCTGACACTCGAGGCGCTAACACTTGAACTAATGGATGACGAAACGCCAATCGCAGATGTCACCCATCCCGGACTCTCCTTACCTGCTTATAGCCAACAAGCAATCCGTCTCCGTTTTTCCTGCACTGCCCCGCACGTCGATGCTCTCGGACTCCGCTATCTCCCACCTTCTTCATAA
- a CDS encoding Asp23/Gls24 family envelope stress response protein: protein MSYNLNNADGVVNVSQQVIEVIAGVAVQETEGIAFTADDSKLQEKQMVKLVKVEDVGGDITVSLSVHIKYGMSIIKTAGKVQERIAQDMENMLAFQPKAINVRVIGLLKG from the coding sequence ATGTCATATAATTTAAATAATGCGGATGGTGTCGTGAACGTCTCGCAACAAGTCATCGAGGTCATCGCAGGTGTAGCCGTTCAAGAAACAGAAGGCATTGCCTTTACAGCAGACGATTCGAAATTACAGGAAAAACAGATGGTCAAACTTGTAAAAGTCGAAGATGTCGGCGGCGACATCACGGTCAGTTTATCTGTGCATATCAAATACGGCATGTCGATCATCAAGACAGCTGGAAAAGTCCAAGAACGAATCGCGCAAGACATGGAAAACATGCTCGCGTTCCAACCCAAAGCAATCAACGTCCGTGTCATCGGACTCTTAAAAGGATAA
- a CDS encoding acyltransferase family protein has protein sequence MNRNPWFDNIKGFLVIFVVIGHMLTDLRFDYDGKLLETVYLLIYSFHMPLFIILSGYFFRENKYLRVIQLFAVYCVWQILIGSWATLGEGLPLLSGENIGTHLLRPYWALWYLFVMVVWYIVTPYVVRLRGYVWFGLAFALLYGFELENTGFLALRKLIMFYPYFLLGNYLSEHEFIRIFEMPKNFKRRMNVRLIGGITFAAVMGFLLFEAWRDTPKEIVDFANAFKHRFPYVEQYDSDAWVGVLKHSVIYLLSIAASLGFMMLIPMRRLPLITRAGELSLYVYLLHVFFVMAWRQYVTDAFVPQAWLALLIMIGVALLIVGIIIHPLVVRVLRPLIEIDIRPIVEKREDLSK, from the coding sequence ATGAATCGGAATCCTTGGTTTGATAATATCAAAGGTTTTCTTGTCATTTTCGTCGTCATCGGTCACATGCTGACGGATTTACGGTTTGATTATGACGGAAAGTTGCTCGAGACGGTCTATCTATTAATTTACTCGTTTCATATGCCATTATTCATTATCTTAAGCGGTTATTTCTTCCGCGAAAATAAATACTTACGCGTCATCCAATTATTTGCCGTCTATTGTGTCTGGCAAATTTTAATTGGTTCTTGGGCGACACTTGGAGAAGGACTACCACTGTTGTCCGGGGAAAATATCGGAACACATCTACTACGTCCGTACTGGGCACTTTGGTATTTGTTCGTTATGGTCGTCTGGTATATCGTAACGCCGTATGTCGTCCGCTTGCGAGGATATGTCTGGTTTGGTCTCGCGTTCGCTTTGTTATATGGGTTCGAGCTTGAGAACACGGGCTTCTTAGCACTTCGCAAGTTGATCATGTTCTATCCGTATTTCTTACTCGGGAACTATCTATCGGAGCACGAGTTCATCCGGATTTTCGAGATGCCGAAGAATTTCAAGCGGCGGATGAACGTCCGTTTGATTGGTGGTATCACGTTCGCAGCCGTCATGGGCTTCCTGTTATTCGAAGCATGGCGTGATACGCCGAAAGAGATCGTCGACTTTGCAAATGCGTTCAAGCATCGTTTCCCATATGTCGAACAATATGATAGTGACGCGTGGGTTGGTGTACTCAAGCATAGCGTCATCTACCTCTTATCGATTGCGGCTTCGCTCGGTTTCATGATGTTAATTCCAATGCGTCGTTTGCCGCTCATCACGCGAGCAGGGGAACTCAGTCTCTATGTCTACTTGCTTCACGTCTTCTTCGTCATGGCGTGGCGCCAATACGTAACGGATGCGTTCGTTCCGCAAGCATGGCTTGCCTTACTGATCATGATTGGCGTCGCCTTACTAATCGTTGGCATCATCATACACCCGCTCGTCGTCCGTGTCCTCCGTCCTTTGATTGAGATCGACATTCGTCCGATCGTCGAGAAGCGGGAAGACCTTTCAAAATAA
- a CDS encoding SGNH/GDSL hydrolase family protein — MKKTLLILSIVLNVVLLALLLGRKPLETFGSVLPAKSTTPVTTFQYDKNPNYVRLNSLFHTYQYPKSANAVMLGDSMTNFADWRILMEDPTIINFGIPGDTTEGFLTRLDLILEMKPKRVFLMGGINDIRHYTPIPQITENMTTIVTTLRKNNIDVVLQSTVPVAPKYSDSVRINRDVEALNRNLQNLAQSLKIPFVDLRPVLTNKQGYLQNRLTYDGLHLVGGGYLRWSDALKPYALQTNITANK, encoded by the coding sequence ATGAAAAAGACACTCCTGATTCTATCCATCGTCTTGAACGTCGTTCTCCTTGCATTGTTACTGGGACGTAAACCGCTCGAAACCTTCGGAAGCGTCTTACCTGCAAAGAGTACGACTCCAGTCACGACATTCCAATACGATAAGAACCCGAACTATGTCCGTTTGAATAGTCTATTCCATACTTATCAATACCCAAAATCAGCGAACGCTGTCATGTTAGGTGACTCGATGACGAATTTTGCCGATTGGCGCATCTTGATGGAGGATCCGACAATCATTAATTTCGGGATTCCTGGCGATACGACAGAAGGCTTTTTGACTCGCCTCGACTTGATTCTCGAGATGAAACCAAAACGCGTCTTCTTGATGGGTGGCATCAATGACATCCGTCACTATACGCCGATTCCACAAATTACTGAGAACATGACGACGATCGTGACGACACTTCGAAAAAATAACATCGACGTCGTCCTCCAGTCAACCGTTCCTGTGGCTCCAAAATATTCGGACTCTGTCCGAATCAATCGTGATGTCGAAGCGTTGAACCGAAATTTACAAAATCTCGCTCAATCGCTTAAAATCCCATTCGTCGACTTGAGACCTGTCTTGACGAACAAACAAGGGTATCTTCAAAATCGCTTGACGTATGATGGATTACACCTCGTCGGTGGGGGTTACCTGCGCTGGAGTGATGCCTTAAAACCTTATGCGTTGCAAACAAATATAACAGCAAACAAATAA
- a CDS encoding alpha/beta hydrolase — translation MIHLYQAPKTMDAPIFLLLHGTGGTEQDLVGLVSLLDPEAGYLSVRGEVSENGMPRFFKRLAEGVFDEEDLALRTARLIQFLQEQAAERDFALDRLIPVGYSNGANIAANMLFEEALFKQAILLHPMVPRRGVTLPDLSNVRVFIGAGSNDPICPAQETEELSALLKEAGASVDVTWSNYGHQLVMPTIEAATDWLKH, via the coding sequence ATGATTCATTTATATCAAGCGCCAAAAACAATGGATGCACCGATCTTTTTACTCTTACACGGCACAGGCGGAACGGAACAAGACCTCGTCGGACTCGTCTCGCTGCTTGACCCGGAAGCCGGTTACTTGTCTGTCCGTGGAGAAGTCTCGGAAAACGGGATGCCACGTTTCTTCAAACGGCTCGCAGAAGGCGTCTTCGATGAAGAAGATCTCGCTTTACGGACAGCACGATTGATTCAATTTTTACAGGAACAAGCAGCGGAACGAGACTTCGCACTCGATCGCCTCATTCCGGTCGGTTATTCGAACGGAGCCAACATCGCAGCGAACATGTTGTTTGAAGAAGCACTATTTAAACAAGCCATCTTACTGCATCCGATGGTACCACGTCGCGGTGTGACGTTACCGGACTTATCAAACGTTCGTGTGTTCATCGGCGCCGGTAGTAATGATCCAATCTGTCCCGCTCAGGAAACAGAAGAGTTGTCAGCACTCTTGAAGGAGGCTGGTGCATCAGTCGATGTCACATGGTCGAACTACGGACACCAACTTGTCATGCCGACGATCGAAGCAGCAACCGATTGGTTAAAACACTAA
- a CDS encoding VOC family protein → MKTQGIHHISAMVGDPQENLDFYGTILGLRFVKKTVNFDDPGTYHFYFGNESGAPGTIITFFPFKGMARGQVGAGQVGTTAYAIPVGASDFWKARLTQKNVSFEETVRFGEQQIAFEDPHGLQIELVERKAGRGSRYEIDGVTRDVAIKGFAGATLLSRDPSDTAKLLTDTLGLTLSKRTETVDRYIAEGEFGNVIDVVHGQMPVGRPGTGTVHHIAWRATDQEEQLDWMKAINAFGLQTTEVKDRNYFTSIYFHDRGRILHEIATDNPGFAIDEDFEMLGEDLKLPEQFEAHRTAITNHVTPITVPKGRLI, encoded by the coding sequence ATGAAAACGCAAGGTATCCATCACATCTCAGCAATGGTCGGCGATCCTCAAGAAAATCTTGATTTTTACGGGACGATTCTCGGACTACGGTTCGTCAAAAAAACGGTCAACTTCGATGATCCAGGGACGTACCATTTTTATTTTGGAAACGAGTCTGGTGCACCCGGAACGATCATCACGTTCTTCCCATTTAAAGGCATGGCGAGAGGACAGGTCGGTGCCGGACAGGTCGGAACGACAGCTTATGCGATTCCGGTCGGTGCATCGGATTTCTGGAAAGCACGGCTGACGCAAAAGAACGTCTCGTTTGAAGAAACAGTTCGTTTCGGAGAGCAACAGATCGCGTTCGAAGATCCACATGGTCTTCAAATCGAGCTCGTCGAACGCAAGGCGGGACGAGGCAGTCGCTATGAAATCGACGGTGTCACGCGTGACGTCGCCATCAAAGGATTTGCGGGAGCGACATTACTGTCGCGAGATCCATCAGACACAGCCAAATTACTGACCGATACATTGGGGCTCACCCTCAGTAAACGGACGGAAACCGTTGACCGGTACATTGCGGAAGGGGAGTTTGGAAATGTCATTGATGTCGTCCATGGTCAGATGCCGGTTGGTCGTCCGGGTACGGGAACCGTTCACCACATCGCCTGGCGCGCAACCGATCAAGAGGAACAACTCGACTGGATGAAGGCGATCAACGCGTTCGGTTTGCAGACGACTGAAGTAAAAGATCGCAATTACTTTACGTCGATCTATTTCCATGACCGTGGACGCATCCTCCATGAAATCGCAACTGACAATCCAGGGTTCGCGATCGATGAAGACTTCGAGATGCTTGGAGAAGACTTGAAGTTGCCGGAACAATTTGAAGCGCATCGCACCGCGATCACGAATCACGTAACACCTATTACAGTACCGAAGGGGAGACTCATATGA
- a CDS encoding ABC transporter ATP-binding protein: MLEIKHITKRFGDFTAVDALTIEVPRGQIFGLLGANGAGKTTTFRMLLGLLQPTEGSITWNGERIPTSKIGYLPEERGLYPKVRVDEQLLFLAELRDMKRKDAKRALTEWLEYFQIPQYEKMRVEQLSKGNQQKIQLISAVLHKPELLILDEPFSGLDPVNAEQLKRAVKKLTVDGTTIVFSSHRMDHVEELCEHVAILDHGKPVVAGYLPDIKASYGKTRVLLTTDAPPLLWDSLPGVLQVESDNNGHVVQVSSKETADQLLQHIVSEGHHVDRFVWDQLSLQDIFIEEVGKRYEP, translated from the coding sequence ATGTTAGAAATCAAACACATCACGAAGCGTTTCGGCGATTTCACTGCCGTTGATGCGTTGACGATCGAAGTGCCACGCGGACAAATCTTTGGTTTGCTTGGTGCGAACGGTGCCGGCAAGACAACGACGTTCCGGATGCTACTCGGTCTACTCCAACCGACCGAAGGTTCGATCACATGGAATGGAGAGCGTATTCCGACTTCAAAGATTGGATATCTTCCGGAAGAACGCGGATTGTATCCGAAAGTCCGAGTCGACGAACAACTCTTATTTCTTGCTGAACTCCGCGATATGAAACGGAAGGATGCAAAACGAGCACTGACCGAATGGCTCGAGTATTTCCAAATTCCTCAATATGAAAAAATGCGTGTCGAACAACTCTCAAAAGGAAACCAACAAAAAATCCAGTTGATCTCCGCCGTCCTACATAAACCTGAACTGCTGATTTTAGATGAACCATTTAGCGGACTCGATCCAGTCAATGCGGAACAATTAAAACGTGCCGTTAAAAAATTGACCGTCGATGGAACGACGATCGTCTTCTCGAGTCACCGAATGGATCATGTCGAAGAACTCTGCGAGCATGTTGCGATTCTCGATCATGGTAAGCCCGTCGTCGCTGGTTATCTTCCTGATATCAAGGCGAGCTATGGGAAGACCCGTGTCCTCTTGACGACGGATGCCCCACCACTCTTATGGGATAGCTTACCGGGTGTCCTTCAAGTTGAGTCGGACAATAATGGGCATGTCGTCCAAGTTTCTTCAAAAGAAACCGCTGACCAACTTCTCCAACATATCGTCAGTGAAGGACACCATGTTGATCGTTTCGTCTGGGATCAATTATCCTTGCAGGATATCTTCATCGAGGAGGTCGGAAAACGTTATGAACCGTAA
- a CDS encoding ABC transporter permease, whose translation MNRKFLTLYRFNLLQKLRAKSFLISTVLMVLFLVGFGNIERILDWFSGDDPKVALVSELSTDLRPALKKAGVTSDITPKEYTVAEARKAVDRGTFDVVAIVQDSYDVTLVSASPESELQTQVATVVKQVRDQAVITDAKIDPNVLASLAKPVPVKQELTSTGGKSEDELFAASALVYVLLFLMYFTIAIYGGMIVTEIANEKSSRVMELLISAASPIQHMLAKILSIATVSLVQLSILVGVGYYSAQSSSLFNQLSLDSLSARTIIYLFVFFLLGYFLYATLLAALGSLVSRVEDAQQVTLPVILLIVAAFMISMFSLNAPTNQAVVVLSFVPFFTPMVMFLRVMLTDVPLWQVSISLILMLISISLALFVGTKFYRGGVLFYGSNPLKQLRRILSGRR comes from the coding sequence ATGAACCGTAAATTCCTGACTTTATATCGCTTCAATCTATTACAGAAACTACGTGCCAAAAGCTTTTTGATCTCAACTGTTCTGATGGTCCTGTTTCTCGTCGGCTTCGGCAATATCGAACGGATTCTCGACTGGTTCTCGGGTGACGATCCGAAAGTCGCCCTCGTCAGTGAATTATCGACAGACCTTCGCCCTGCCTTGAAAAAGGCTGGTGTCACCTCAGACATCACACCGAAGGAGTATACGGTCGCAGAAGCACGTAAAGCGGTCGATCGGGGCACATTTGACGTCGTAGCGATTGTTCAAGACTCTTATGACGTGACGCTCGTTAGTGCTAGTCCTGAATCCGAGTTACAGACACAAGTCGCGACGGTCGTCAAACAAGTCCGTGATCAAGCGGTCATTACGGATGCGAAGATTGACCCGAACGTTCTTGCGTCACTCGCTAAACCCGTTCCCGTCAAACAAGAGTTGACGTCGACAGGTGGAAAAAGTGAAGACGAACTCTTTGCTGCCTCCGCGCTCGTTTATGTATTGTTGTTTTTGATGTACTTCACGATCGCGATCTACGGTGGAATGATCGTCACGGAAATCGCGAATGAAAAATCATCACGGGTCATGGAGTTGCTGATCTCTGCAGCGAGTCCGATCCAGCACATGCTTGCGAAGATTCTTTCAATCGCTACCGTCAGTCTCGTACAATTGTCGATTCTCGTCGGTGTCGGCTACTACAGTGCTCAAAGCAGTAGTTTATTCAATCAGTTATCACTCGACTCCTTAAGTGCCCGAACAATCATTTATCTGTTCGTCTTCTTCTTGCTCGGATACTTTCTGTACGCGACGCTCCTCGCGGCACTTGGTTCGCTCGTCAGCCGGGTCGAGGATGCGCAGCAAGTGACGTTACCGGTCATCTTGTTAATCGTTGCTGCCTTCATGATTTCAATGTTCAGTCTGAACGCACCGACGAATCAAGCCGTCGTCGTCTTGTCATTCGTTCCGTTCTTTACACCGATGGTCATGTTCTTGCGTGTCATGTTGACCGATGTACCGCTATGGCAAGTTTCGATTTCCCTCATTTTAATGCTGATCAGCATTTCGCTCGCCTTATTTGTCGGAACGAAATTCTACCGTGGTGGTGTTCTGTTCTACGGATCGAATCCGCTTAAACAATTACGCCGGATCTTAAGCGGACGCCGGTAA
- a CDS encoding helix-turn-helix domain-containing protein, translating to MLDHSPYRGYGDRIRILRERAGITIEQLAERLGVAPYFIRRTELSEVYPTKPYIEALADVLNIDASYLARHIWTGESLKFIMQQNTPLEEMKLAYEQTLGQDGTWVEEQLEERMRLFDLMYDEDVKRIEQTMSATEQRIFHELVEAVMEAGELQRDQAEETYELFEDKLPSMMQLDEYLDRMTDGISLSSSTYYADYSDRKSRSRYHRK from the coding sequence ATGCTAGACCATTCACCATATCGGGGTTACGGTGACCGGATCCGTATCTTACGAGAGCGTGCCGGGATTACGATCGAACAATTGGCTGAACGCCTTGGTGTCGCACCGTATTTCATCCGTCGGACGGAACTCAGCGAAGTCTATCCAACTAAACCTTACATCGAAGCATTAGCGGACGTCTTGAACATCGATGCCAGTTATTTGGCACGGCATATCTGGACGGGAGAGTCGTTAAAGTTCATCATGCAACAGAACACACCGCTCGAAGAGATGAAGCTTGCTTATGAACAGACGCTCGGACAAGACGGAACGTGGGTCGAGGAACAGCTCGAGGAGCGAATGCGTCTATTTGATTTAATGTATGATGAGGATGTCAAACGGATCGAGCAGACGATGAGTGCTACCGAGCAACGGATCTTTCATGAGCTCGTCGAAGCCGTCATGGAAGCAGGAGAGTTGCAACGCGATCAAGCTGAAGAGACGTATGAGTTATTTGAGGATAAATTACCATCGATGATGCAACTGGATGAATACCTCGATCGTATGACGGACGGGATTTCTTTGTCCAGTTCGACTTATTATGCGGATTATAGCGACCGGAAAAGCCGCTCTCGTTATCACCGAAAATGA
- a CDS encoding FtsX-like permease family protein: protein MSINYLQYALRNIRRYQRLYYGYALTIIIAMTIVTSYWNLLTNRSFQNVAKVLSQLNQVIELTIFFVFTAELIILLFSVLFIYSTTYTMLEHRKNDLRTMRTLGSGLSHFLKYFLIEVLIVGGFAITAGLVLGNVLTKMLLLSVVKVMFLPPIEFELSFYAILALIGGALIVLLTATVLAIYRFRPDRPVRLRSPFRRRIWILIQVIALLTLIYGYTLAFIRMYEFYIVFPLVIFIGSFFICRYVLPWLTQLYRPRRLSLRKLIVSEIANQLRTNSTLIALGTILTSCALTAVGLVFLFQLVGLDLSSQNQFGLVYYEESAQPTKRLKDIKQTMTKAFPDRYQQDIQVKADGTRVLLPISAYNKMMRQLHFQERTATGRQSFFVPARPVQLEENTPTMKKAKQAMEKADFELLPAASHDLVFGYNYRIETMFVVSDAVFQTLKQPVRQIVVFDTPAYHDYGTKDWEQWMKIVRNIQSAAKLDGKQSVPYQLINETEDEIDGIRIVRLVTFVVILLTIWLFVINASFLHVWMQMTAEQEQKRMKTLFALGFDSGNIRRYLLMKYGAVLLIPYLISVFHAFLLFQVVVTRAGLQVGSFLNLAAFWISIVTIGYFLSVLPIWLRYPRHLFRNSSKSSMYPTPDSRV, encoded by the coding sequence ATGAGCATCAATTATCTGCAATACGCCCTACGTAACATCCGCCGCTATCAGCGGTTGTACTACGGTTACGCCTTGACAATTATTATCGCGATGACAATCGTGACGAGTTATTGGAACTTGTTGACGAATAGATCGTTCCAAAATGTCGCCAAGGTATTGAGTCAATTGAACCAGGTCATCGAGCTGACGATTTTCTTCGTCTTCACCGCGGAGCTGATCATCTTACTCTTTAGTGTCCTGTTCATTTATTCGACGACGTACACGATGCTTGAGCACCGTAAGAATGATTTGCGGACGATGCGAACACTCGGCAGTGGACTGTCGCATTTCTTAAAATATTTTTTGATTGAGGTCTTGATCGTCGGTGGATTTGCGATTACGGCAGGACTAGTGCTTGGAAACGTCTTGACGAAGATGTTATTACTCTCTGTCGTTAAGGTCATGTTCTTGCCACCGATTGAATTCGAGTTATCATTTTATGCAATCCTCGCCTTGATTGGTGGTGCCCTCATCGTCTTACTGACGGCAACCGTTCTCGCGATCTATCGCTTTCGTCCCGACCGACCGGTTCGATTACGGTCTCCGTTTCGACGACGGATCTGGATTCTGATACAAGTCATTGCTTTGTTGACTCTGATCTACGGGTATACGCTCGCATTCATTCGGATGTACGAATTTTACATCGTATTTCCCCTCGTCATCTTCATCGGATCGTTCTTCATTTGCCGGTATGTCTTACCGTGGTTGACCCAATTATACCGTCCTCGTCGTCTGTCGCTTCGGAAGCTGATCGTCTCGGAAATCGCCAATCAACTTCGTACGAATAGTACGTTGATTGCTCTCGGAACGATTTTGACGTCGTGTGCGCTGACAGCAGTCGGTCTCGTTTTCTTATTTCAATTGGTCGGACTCGATTTATCGTCACAAAACCAATTCGGTCTCGTCTATTATGAAGAGTCCGCTCAGCCGACGAAACGATTGAAGGATATCAAGCAGACGATGACCAAGGCGTTCCCGGATCGCTACCAGCAAGATATTCAAGTGAAGGCAGATGGAACACGGGTGCTCTTGCCGATTTCAGCGTACAACAAGATGATGCGTCAACTGCATTTTCAGGAGCGGACAGCGACCGGTCGACAGAGTTTCTTCGTACCGGCACGTCCAGTACAACTGGAAGAGAACACGCCGACGATGAAAAAAGCGAAACAGGCGATGGAAAAAGCCGACTTTGAATTGCTTCCCGCTGCTTCCCATGATTTAGTCTTCGGTTACAACTACCGGATCGAGACGATGTTTGTCGTCAGTGATGCCGTCTTTCAAACACTGAAGCAACCTGTCCGTCAAATTGTCGTCTTTGATACGCCAGCCTATCATGATTACGGAACAAAGGACTGGGAACAGTGGATGAAGATTGTCCGCAACATCCAGTCTGCAGCAAAGCTAGATGGAAAACAGTCGGTTCCTTATCAGTTGATCAATGAGACGGAGGATGAGATCGACGGCATCCGGATCGTGCGCCTCGTCACGTTCGTCGTCATCCTCCTGACAATCTGGTTGTTCGTCATCAATGCAAGTTTCCTGCATGTGTGGATGCAGATGACAGCGGAACAAGAACAAAAACGAATGAAGACATTGTTTGCGTTAGGGTTCGATTCCGGGAATATCCGCCGTTACTTGCTCATGAAGTATGGTGCGGTCTTACTCATTCCGTACCTGATCTCGGTTTTTCATGCTTTCTTATTGTTCCAAGTCGTTGTGACCCGAGCCGGACTACAGGTCGGATCATTCCTCAACTTAGCCGCATTTTGGATCAGTATCGTCACGATCGGATACTTTTTAAGTGTCCTACCGATTTGGTTACGCTACCCACGCCATCTGTTCCGGAATTCATCCAAAAGTTCGATGTATCCGACACCGGATTCAAGGGTATGA
- a CDS encoding ABC transporter ATP-binding protein, whose product MIEVKQLGKVYPGKVTEQPLTDLNFRVEEGEMVAVMGPSGSGKSTLINLLATLDEPSWGSILIDGVDTATFKRKEMTRFRRETLGIIFQEFNLLDSLTLGENMLVPLMLSGKKAKLAREEMEELARRLQIDDLLDKQVDEVSGGQRQRTAIGRALIHTPRLILADEPTGALDFQSTKHVMDVLAELNATGMTMVIVTHDPQVASYCNHVLFLKDGSIQTELFRDEPRRIFFQRVIESLSLLGGDEHQLSAIRPT is encoded by the coding sequence ATGATTGAAGTCAAACAATTGGGGAAGGTCTATCCTGGAAAGGTGACGGAGCAACCGTTGACCGATTTGAACTTTCGGGTGGAGGAAGGTGAGATGGTTGCCGTCATGGGACCGTCCGGTAGTGGCAAATCGACACTGATCAACTTGCTTGCGACACTTGACGAACCGAGCTGGGGATCGATTCTGATCGATGGCGTCGATACAGCGACGTTCAAGCGAAAAGAGATGACACGTTTCCGGCGCGAGACGCTCGGGATCATCTTTCAGGAATTCAATCTACTCGACTCGTTGACACTCGGTGAAAACATGCTCGTTCCGTTGATGCTGTCGGGGAAAAAGGCGAAGCTCGCGCGGGAAGAGATGGAAGAGTTGGCACGTCGTCTACAGATTGACGATCTGCTCGATAAACAGGTCGATGAGGTAAGTGGCGGACAACGACAACGAACGGCAATCGGTCGTGCCTTGATCCATACCCCGCGTCTGATACTCGCGGATGAACCAACCGGAGCACTCGATTTTCAATCGACGAAACATGTCATGGACGTCCTAGCCGAGTTGAATGCGACCGGGATGACGATGGTCATCGTGACGCATGATCCGCAAGTCGCGTCGTACTGTAATCATGTCTTGTTTCTCAAAGACGGTAGCATTCAGACGGAATTATTCCGTGATGAGCCACGACGTATCTTTTTCCAACGGGTCATCGAATCATTATCGTTATTAGGAGGGGATGAGCATCAATTATCTGCAATACGCCCTACGTAA